The genomic stretch GCCGGGACGACGAGGGCGAGGTCGTCGTTGTAGAGGTGGAGGGACTGGATTTCGGGGTGCTGGGCGAGGCGGGTGACGGCGACATGGAACTCGCCGGCGAGGAGGGAGTCGATGATGTCTTCGGTCTGGCCCGTTGCGAGGTGGATGTGGACGCGCGGGCGGACTTCGCGGAATTTTTTGAGGATGCGGGGGAGGACGTAGGTTGCGATGGAGGTGGAGGCGCCGATTCGGATGGTGCCGACTTCGCCGTGGCGGACGGCCTCGATGGCGTCGGTGCCCTCCTGGACGGCGGTGAGGGCGCGCTGGGCATGGGGCATGAAGGCGCGGCCGGCATCGGTGAGGGTGACGCTCCGGCCGGTGCGCTCAAAGAGGCGTTCGCCGAGCTCCCGCTCGAGGGACTGGATGCGGGCGGTGACGGAGGGCTGGGTGAGGAAGAGCGCCTCGGCTGCACGGCTGAAGGAGCGGTGGTGCGCGACCTGGATGAACGCTTCGAGCTGTGCGAGTTCCACAGGGTTACTCCACGGCGGGATGCCGTCTCACTCTAGGGTAACGCTCAGGAACGGTAGAAGTTCGCGTTGATCTCAATGTACCTGCGCATGTCGCCCTCGAGGGCGGCGTCGTGGGCGATGGCGCTGACCGGGCAGGCGAGTTCGCAGGCGGCGCAGTCGATGCACTGGTCGGGGTTGATGTAGTACTGGGGGGCGTCGTCGGTGGTGTGGATGCAATCGACGGGGCAGACATCGACGCAGGAGGCATCTTTGACGCCGATACAGGGCTCGGTGATGACGTAGGGCATGTTAGCGGAGTTCCTTTGCGGCGAAGGGGTCGGGGAAGACGCCGGTTTTTTCGACGATGACGTCGCCGAGGACGCGGGCCTGGCAGGCGAGACGGAGGCGGGGGTCTTCGATGGAGCGGGGGCCGCGCTGGCGGATGAGGTTGGCGCGCTCGAAGCGGCCCATGGCGGAGAGGCGCCCGAGGCCGGAAATGACGAGCATGGCGCAGTTGGTGCATTCGCCGTTGCGGTTGCAGCCGACGGGCCAGTAGTAGCCGGCGGCGTTGGCGGCATCGAGGACGGTTTCGTTATGTGGGGCAAGAAATTCGAAGCCGCCGGGCTCGACACGGACGCGGTGCACGGGCGGTATTTTGGAGCCGGCGGCGGGGGCTGTCGATGGCGGGGGTTGGTGGAGACGAGGGGACTCGAACCCCTTACCTCAGCAATGCGAATGCTGCGCTCTCCCAGATGAGCTACGTCCCCACACCAACAGAACGAGCCGCTTCCATCGTAGGAAGCGGCTCGCAGCTGGGTCAACTGGGATGTGGGGGTTAGATCAGGAGCGGTGCGAGGAGCCCCGGCCGATGCGGTAGGAGGTTTCGCCGGTGAACTCGCGCTCTTTGCCGCATTTTTTACAGCGCCCGGGCGTCAGCTCTCCGCGGGGAGGTTCGAGGATCCAGTGATGGACGCATTCGTTCACCACCTGGAGCGCTTCAGCCTTGGACATGCAATTACCCCCTGGGTCATTCGGGATGTGGTAGTTGGCCCGGGGCTAAGGACCCCGCCACCGGCCGGGGTCAGTGTAGTCGGGGGTATAGACGGTTTCAATCGTTTATGGCGTTTCGTCCAGCATGCCGGGCAAAGGTGTAATGACAACCCGGCGGGCGGCGAGGTCGATCTCCTGGACCACCTGGCCGATCGCGGGCACGAGGATTTCGCCGCGTTCGCCGTGGACGACGTAGACATCGTTGGCGCCCGGCTGGAGGACCTCGACGAGGGTGCCGAGCGATTCGCCGGAGGCGGTGACGACCTCGAGGCCGATCAGTTCGTAGATGAAGTACGACTCGCTGTCGTCGCGGAGGACGTCGCTATCGAGGGCTTCGATGAGCTCTCCGTGGAGGTGTTCGACCTGGGTGCGGGTATCGAGGCCGGAGAGCTTGATAATCCAGTCATCGCCCGCCTGGCGGGCACGTTCGACGATGCGGCGAACGCCCTGGAGGTAAACGGGCCGCCCGCGCTGGATGTTCCGGGCGGTGGGGGAAAAGACCTCGACGCGGAGCTCACCGCGGAGGGCGTGGGGCCTGAGGACGCGGGCGACGGCGGTGTAGCCGGGGCGCGGTTCGGCGGGGAGCGTCACCGGGTTGCGGGGGCGCTGGGGACGCGGCGTTCCCGGGGCCGGGGGTTCGCTCAGTGGCCAATCTCCACGTTGACGCGGACGTCTTCGCGAACTGCGGCGACCTTGGCGAGCGTGCGGAGGGAGGTGGCGATGCGGCCGCCTTTGCCGATGACCTTGCCGTAGTCGTCCTCGTGGACGGTGAGGTGAACGGTGACGCGGTCACCGTGGACCTCTTCGGTGACGCTGACGGCCTCAGGGTGGTCGACGAGGACTTTGGCGAGGTATTCGACGAGCTCGCCGGTCATCGTTTCGGGCATGGCTATTCGGCCGAATCAGTGGAGGCTGCCGGGCGGGCGGCCTTTTTCTTCACGACCGGGGGCTTCCGTTCGAGGACGCCGGCCCGGACGAGGATCTTCTCGGCTGCTTCGGAGGGCTGGGCGCCCTTGCTCAGCCATTCGCGGGCGCGGTCGGCGTTGATCGTGACGCGGGGCGGGTCCTGGTGGGGGTCGTAGGACCCGAGGGTTTCGATGAAGCGGCCATCGCGGCGGTCGGGGCTGTTGGCGACGACGACGCGGTAGAGCGGGTAGCCCTTCTTGCCGGTGCGCCGGAGGCGGATGCGAATCATGGAAGCTCCTGGGGAACGCCCGCCACAGGCGGACGGGATTGGCGGTGGGTATGAGGATACGACATGACGCCGTTAGGTCCACGCACGGGCATGGCGGGCATCAGCGGAAGAGGGGCATTTTGCCGGTGCTGAGGGTTTTGGCGATCTTGCGGGCCTCGAAGAACTGCTTGAGCAGCTGGTTGACCTGGGCCGGGTCGGTGCCGCTGCCGCGGGCGATGCGCTTGCGCCGCTTGCCGTCGATTTTTTCGGGGTGGCGGCGCTCCCAGGGGGTCATGGAGAGGACGATGGCCTCGGCCTGGGCGAAGAAGCGGTCGTCGATTTCGTCGACCTGGAGCTGCATCTTGATACGGTTGAAGCCGGGCAGCATGGAGACGAGCTGGCCGAGCGGGCCCATTTTGCGGACTTTGCGGAGCTGCTCGATGAAGTCCTGGAGGTCGAAGGTGCCCTTCTTGAGCTTTTCTTTGAAGGCCTCGGTGTCCTCCTCGCCCATGGTTTCCTTGGCCTTCTCGATGAGGGTGAGGAGGTCGCCCATGCCGAGGATGCGGCTGGCGAGGCGGTCGGGGTAGAAGGGCTCGAGGGCATCGGCTTTTTCGCCGACGCCGATGAACTTAACGGGGACCCCGGTGACGGCGCGGATGCTGAGTGCGGCGCCGCCGCGGGCGTCGCCGTCCATTTTCGTGAGGATGAGCCCTGTGGTGCCGACGCGCTCATGGAACTCTTTGGCGGCATTGACGGCGTCCTGGCCGGCCATGGCGTCGGCGACGAAGAGGACTTCCTCGGGCTGGAGCAGGCGGCGCAGCTCGGCCACCTCGTTCATCATGTCTTCGTCGATGTGGAGGCGGCCGGCGGTGTCGACGATGAGGTGGGTGGCCCCCATGCGCTTTGCTTTTTCGAGCGCATTCTGGGCGATGACGGCGGGCCCGACGGAGGTGCCCTCTTCGTGGATGGGCACGTCGAGTGCGCGGGCCAGGGTGACGAGCTGGTCGACGGCGGCGGGGCGGTAAATGTCGCAGGCGGCGAGGAGCGGGCGGAGGCGCTGCTTCTTGAGGAGGTTGGCCAGCTTGGCCGCGCTCGTTGTTTTGCCGGAGCCCTGGAGGCCAACGAGCATGATGACCGTGGGCGGGCGGGAGGCGGTGGCGAGCTTCGGCGCCTCGCCGCCGAGCATGTCGACCAGCTCCTGGTGGACGATGTCGATGACCTGCTGGGCAGGGGTGAGGCTGCGAAGGACTTCGGCGCCGAGGGCTTTTTCGCGGACGCGCTGGGTGAATTCGCGGACGACGCGGAAGTTGACGTCGGCCTCGAGCATGGCCATCCGGACCTCGCGCAGGGCCTGGTCGAGGTCTTCTTCGGTGACGATGCCGCGTGAGCCGAACTTCTTGAAGGCGCCCTGGAGCCGTTCGGTGAGTGTTTCGAACATCTGCTACCAGTGTAGCGGGCGGAGCGGACACGGGGCAGATGTGACGGGCGGGCTCCCGAAGCAGGAGCCCGCCCGCTGTGGTCCCGACCGCCTGGGAAAGGGCGCGGCCTAGGGGTTGGCGCGGTAGAAGGGGACGTCGGTGCGGTTCTTGGTGGCCCAGAAGATGTTGTGGACTTCTTCGATAGCCTTCAGGAGGGCTTCACCGTTCGCGGGGTTTGATTCGTGCTTGCACTTCGAGGCGGCCTTGGCGGCCTTCCAGATGATGTCGTGGAGGTTGGGGTACTTCTCGAGGTGCTCGGGCTTGAAGTAGTCGTGCCAGAGGATGTCGAGCTCCTTCTTGACGAGCTCGGCCTGCTGCTCCTTGATGGCGATGAAGCGGGTGCGGGTGTTGACGGTGGCGAGGTCCTGGGCGTCGCCGAGGGCTGCGATTTTCTTTTCCATGGAGAGGACGGCTTCGGCGGCGATACGGGCCGCGGCCGGGTCGTAGACGCCGCAGGGGCCATCGCAGTGGGCGTGGGCGATGGTCGTTGGGCGGAGGAAGCGGAGAAGGTTCATGGCCTGTGGTTACTCCTGGTGGGATGGTGCGAGTGCCACCAGCGATTATAGGCGGCCGCGGCGGACGGCTGCAGGCGCCGGGCAGACGCGGCAACACGGGAGCCTGTACGATCGAGCGGCACACTTTTAAGGAATGGGGGTATCCCGTGGCAGAGACAGCAACCCTGAAGGTCGGGGACGAGGCACCGGACTTTGAGCTGCCGATGAGCCCGGCAGGCGAGAAGTTTCGCCTTTCGGACTACCGGGGCAAGAATGCGGTGATTATCAACTTCGTGCCGGCAGCATTTTCGCCGGTATGCAGCAACCAGCTGCCGCTCATCGAGCAGAAGCGGAAGGAGTTCGAGGCGCAGGGCGCCATTCCTGTGGTGATTTCGAGCGACGGGCCCTGGGCGCAGGCGGCGTGGAAGAAGGAGCTCGGGGTGGACTTCCCGATCCTGAGCGACTTCAACCCGCTGGGCGAGACGGCGCGGAAGTACGGCGTGCTGATCGAGGGGCGCGGGATCGCGAACCGGGTGGTGATCGTGGTGGACAAGAACGGGAAGGTGGCCTGGATTCAGCCGACGGAGAAGATTACGGACATCCCGGACTACGACCCGGTGGTTGCCTGCGCCAAGGGCTGAGCGGGGGGCTCTCGCAGGCCGGCGCCGGGCCGCCGGCGGAATGCTACAGAGGCGGCGCCCCTCGGGCGAGGTGCGCCGCCTTTGCGTGTTCGCTGTACAGCGGGACCGTCAGGCGCCGTTGAAGACGATGACGGAGCGGTTGACTTCGCCCTTCTTGAGGGCGTCGTAGGCCTCGTTGATCTGGTCGAGGGTGTACTCGCGGGAGATGAGCTCGTCGATCTTGAGGCGCTTCTGGCGGTAGAGCTCCATGAGCCAGGGCATGTCGTAGGTCTGGCGGGTGGAGCCGTAGAAGGAGCCGACGATGCCTTTTTCGCCGAGGAAGGCCATGCCGGCGTTCGGGATGGTGAGCTGCTCGGTGAGGGGGAGCATGCCGACGATGACGGCCTGGCCGCCGCGACGGGCCATTTCGAAGGCCTGCTGGGCGGTCTTCATGAGGCCGATGGCTTCGAAGGCATAGTCGACGCCGCCGTTGGTCATGGCGATGACCTGCTGGACGGCGTCGCCCTTGGAAGCGTCGACGACGTCGGTGGCGCCGAACTCTTTCGCGGCGGCGAGCTTTGATTCGAGGAGGTCGACGGCGATGATGCGGGAGGCGCCGGCGATCTTAGCGCCCTGGATGATGTTGAGGCCGACGCCGCCGCAGCCGACGACGGCGACGGTCTGGCCAGCCTGGAGCTTGACGGTGTTGGTGACGGCGCCGACGCCGGTCATGACGCTGCAGCCGACAAGGGCGGCGGCGCGCATGGGGACGCCTTCGGGGACGTGGACGCAGGCGTTGGCGCTGACGAGCTGGTATTCGGCGAAGGCGGACATGCCGGCGAACTGCATGATGGGCTGGCCCTTGAGCTTGACGCGGCCCATGCGGTTGAGGGCCTGGGTGTTTTCGCAGAGGTTGGGCCGGCCGGTGACGCAGCGGTTGCAGGTGCCGCAGGACTGGACGAAGGCGACGACGACGCGGTCGCCTTCTTTGACGTTGGTAACGCCGGGGCCGACCTTGGCGACGACGCCAGCGGACTCGTGGCCGAGGACGACGGGCATGGGATAGAGCCACTTGCCCTCCATGAAGTGGAGGTCGGAGTGGCAGACACCGGTGACGGCGGTTTTGACGAGGACCTCGCCGGCCTGGGGTTCGTCGAGTTCGATCTCTTCGATGGCGAGGGGCTGGTTGGGGGCGTACAGGACCGCTGCTTTGACGTTCATGGGTGTAGGGCTCCTCCTTCTTGAAGCATGGCGATTTTTCCGCCCGGTAGGTGCGGCGTCAAGCGCGGTGTTGCCGGGTTTCAGGCGACGGGGAGCGCACGGTCGGCGGGGGCGCCGGCGAGGCGGCGGCCGGTCTCGTGGTCGAAGCAGTGGATGCCGCGGCCGTCCGGCACGAGGGCGATGGTGTCGCCGGGGTGGACGGCGCACGCCGGGTCGAGCCGGGCGGTGACGGACTGGCCGGAGGCATCGACGGTGACGTAGAGGTCGGGGCCGTGGGGTTCGACGAGGACGACGGTCCCGGTGATGGGGCCGGGGGCCGGGACGGGCCGGCGCTCGAAGCCTTCGGGGCGGATGCCGAGCACGATCGGCCCGGCGGGGACCGGCGCGAAGGCCGGGGGAAGCGTGAGGGCGATGGCCGGTGCTTCGAAGCGGAGCTGGCCGCCCTCGGCCCGGAGTTCGCCGCGGAGGAGGTTCATGGCGGGGCTGCCGATGAAGCTGGCCACGAAGGTGTTGGCCGGCTCATCGTAGAGGCGCTGGGGTTCGGCAACCTGCTGGAGGACGCCGTCGCGCATGACGGCGATCCGGGTGCCCATGGTCATGGCTTCGACCTGGTCGTGGGTGACGTAGATGACGGTGGTCTGGAGGCGGCGGTGCAGTTCGCTCAGCTCAGCGCGGGTGTGCAGGCGGAGCTGAGCGTCGAGGTTACTGAGGGGCTCGTCCATGAGGAAGACGCGGGGGCGGCGGGCGATGGCGCGGCCGAGGGCGACGCGCTGCCGCTGCCCACCGGAGAGTTCGCGCGGGCGCCGCTGGAGGAGCGGGGTGATGGCGAGCATGTCGGCGACTTCGCGGACGCGGGCATCGATCTCGGCGCGGGAGACTTTCCGCTGGCGCATGCCGAAGGCGAGGTTGTCGTAGACGCTCATGTGGGGGTAGAGCGCGTACGACTGGAAGACCATGGCGATGTCGCGGTCGCGGGGTTCGACGCCGAGGACGGAGCGGCCGTCGATGCGGATATCACCGGCGGTGGGGGTTTCGAGCCCGGCGACCATCCGGAGGGCGGTGGTTTTCCCGCAGCCGGAGGGGCCGACGAGGACGAGGAACTCACCATCTTCGACGGCCAGGCTGAGGTTATCGACGGCGCGGACGGCGCCGAAGTGCTTGGAGACGCGGTCGAATTCGACGCCCATGGGCAACCTCCCGGGGAATGCGCGGGCCCGCGCGGTGGTGCCGCGCGGGCCCGGGTAGGGAACGGACGGTTAGATCTTGATCTTGGGGCGGATTTCGGTGTCGACGATCTTCTCGAGTTCCTTCTTGACGTCGGGCCAGACGTTCTTCGCGTCTTCATTGTTCAGGACCATGCGTTCGAGGCCCTTGCCGATGATGGCATCGCCGCCGGGGACATAGACGCGGGCCGGGTCCTGGGGGCGGGTTTTGGGGAGCTGGTCGACCGCGGTCTTGAACTGGGGGTATTTCGCGAAGAATTCCTGCATGATGGGGCCGTTTACGGCGCTCTTCCGGACGGGCATGTAGCCGACGTTCTGCGAGTAGTAGGCCGTGTTTTCGGGGTTGGTGATGAAGCCGATGAAGAGCATGGCGGCGAGTTTCTTTTCGTCGGAGATGGCCTTCGGGATGCAGAGGCCAGCGCCGCCGGTGGGGCAGCCGAACTGCTTTTTTTCGGGGAGGAAGGCGGTGCCGACGGGGAATTTGGCATCGCGGAGGACGCCGGCGAGGCCGCCGGTGGAGGAGAGCATGGAGTAGGTGGTGCCGGCGAGGAAGTCGGCGTTGACGTCCTTCGCGGTGACGTTGGCGTACTTGAGGTTGAAGACCTGGCTGCGGACGTAGTTGCCGGCTTCGATCCCTTCAGGGGAGTCCATCAGCATCTTGAATTTGTCGTCGGAGTAGCGGCCGCCGAACTGCCAGATGATGCCCTGAAAGGTCCAGGCGATGTAGCTGTCGCCCTTGACGTGGGTGAAGGCGAACTCGCCGGGCTTGGCCATGGCCTGGAGGGTCTTTGCCCACTCGTCGAACTCGTCCCAGGTCTTGGGGCCGCGGTCCGGAAGGCCGGCGGCCGCCCACTTTTCTTTGTTGTAGTAGAAGAGCGGGGTGCTGCGGGCGAAGGGCATGCCCCACTGCTTGCCGTCGTACTGGTAGTCCTTAACGAGGGTGTCCTGGTAATCGCTGAGGTCGATTTTGGCTTCGGCGATGAGGGCGTCGAGCGGCTCGATGGTGCCGGCGAGGAAGTACTTGAACCACCAGACGTCGGAGAGCATGACGACGTCGGGGATCTGCCGGGCGGCGAGGCCGGCGTTGAACTTCTGGGAGACTTCGGCGTAGTTGGCGCCAGCGGTTTCGAGCTTGACCTTGATGTCGGGGTAGGCGGCCTGGAAGCGCTTGATGAGCTCCTCTTCGACGGCTTTCGAGTTGGCCGGGTGGACGCTCCAGTAGGTGATTTCGGAGGCGGGTTTGATGCCGCGGGGGGTCGGGGTGGGGTTGGCGGCGGTTCCGCCGGAGGAGCCGGGGGCTGTCGCGGTCGGTTCGGCGGTATCGTCGTCGTCGCCGCCGCAGCCGACAAGGCCGAGGGCGGCTGCGCCGCCGGCCATGCCCAGGAGGGTGCGCCTGGAGATCGTGGTCATCGTGAACTCTCCTTACGTGTGGTTGAGGTATGGATGGGTCGTTGCATTGCGAACCGCCTGGCTGGCGGGGTACGCCGGTGGGAGGGTCAGCCTTTCACGGAGCCGGAGGTGAGGCCTTCGACGATGTGGCGCTGGGCCCAGAGGAACACGAGGAGGACGGGGGTGATGACCATGACGGCGCCGGCCATGACAACGCCCCACTCGCTGGACCCTTCGGAGTGCTGTAGCTGGGTGAGCCCGACAGGCAGGGTCATGCGGTTGGCGTCGTTCGTGACGAGGAGCGGCCAGAGGTATTCGTTCCACTTCGCCACGATGGAGATAAGGGCGAAGGTGACGAGCGCGGGGCGTGACATCGGGAGAACGATTTGCCAGAGGATGCGGAGGTGGCCGGCGCCGTCGATGCGGGCCGCTTCGATGATTTCGCGCGGCAGGGAAAGAAACTGCTGGCGCATGAGGAACGCGCCAAAGGCGACGGCGGCGCCGGGGATGATGATGCCCTGGTAGGTATTGACCCAGCCGAGGTCGGCGACGAGGACGTAGTTGGGGATGATGGTGACCTGGAAGGGCACCATGAGGGCCGCGATGACGATGAGGAAGATGAGGTTCTTCTTCGGGAAGGGGAGGAAGACGAGGGCGTAGGCCGTCAGGACGCCGTTGACGAGTTCGAGGGCGCTGCCGATGGAGGTCGTGACGAGGCTATTGATGAAGAAGCGTTCGAAGGGGACGGCGGTCCAGGCCTGGCGGTAGTTTTCCCAGCGGAAGGTTTCGGGCCACCAGGAGACGGGGAGGGTGTAGATCTCCTGCCTGGTCTTGACCGAGGCGGTGAGCATCCAGATGAGCGGGAGGACGATGATGCCGACGGCGACGATGACCGCGACGTAGGCGGCGACGCGCGAGAGGCGGCTGGATACCTGGACTCCTGCGGCGTGAGCCGCCCGTGTCCCGTGATGCGAGCGAATCGTCTCCTGCATTGCGGCCTCTACCCGTAGGTGACGCGGCGCTCGAGCAGGCGGACCTGCAGGAGCGTGACGCCGAGGAGGATGAAGAAGAGCACGGTGGCGACCGTGGAGGCGTCGCCGACGCGGAAGCGGACGAAGGCCTCTTCGTAGACCTGGTAGACCATGGTCTTGGTGCTATCGAGGGGCCCGCCGGCGGTCATGACGCTGATGATGTCGAAGGCCTGCATGGACCCGAGGGTGGTGGTCACGAGGAGGAAGAAGGTCATGGGGGAGAGCATGGGCAGGGTGACGTGGCGGAACTGGGCCCAGCGGCCTGCGCCATCGACCTGGGCTGCCTCGTACAGGTCGCGGGGGATGGTCTGGAGGCCGGCGAGGTAGACGACGGTGGCGTAGCCGAGGTTCTTCCAGATGTAGACGATGATGACCATCGGCATGGCCCAGTTCGGGTCGTTGTACCAGTTGGGGGAGGGGAGCCCGAGCCGGTCGAGGATGCCGGAGACGAGGCCGAAGCGGGGGTCGAA from Tepidiforma thermophila encodes the following:
- a CDS encoding LysR family transcriptional regulator translates to MELAQLEAFIQVAHHRSFSRAAEALFLTQPSVTARIQSLERELGERLFERTGRSVTLTDAGRAFMPHAQRALTAVQEGTDAIEAVRHGEVGTIRIGASTSIATYVLPRILKKFREVRPRVHIHLATGQTEDIIDSLLAGEFHVAVTRLAQHPEIQSLHLYNDDLALVVPADHPFAQKGKVSIAEAARQPFLFFERGSSYHSLVYSMFLRAGVVPESVMELDDMETTKHMVEAGLGVAILPVVSFERERERGTLARVEIREMEQPAQREVGVHILRNRILAPPIHEFLRILTQEFGIENTLLAAPARP
- a CDS encoding 4Fe-4S dicluster domain-containing protein: MPYVITEPCIGVKDASCVDVCPVDCIHTTDDAPQYYINPDQCIDCAACELACPVSAIAHDAALEGDMRRYIEINANFYRS
- a CDS encoding 2Fe-2S iron-sulfur cluster-binding protein, with product MHRVRVEPGGFEFLAPHNETVLDAANAAGYYWPVGCNRNGECTNCAMLVISGLGRLSAMGRFERANLIRQRGPRSIEDPRLRLACQARVLGDVIVEKTGVFPDPFAAKELR
- the rimM gene encoding ribosome maturation factor RimM (Essential for efficient processing of 16S rRNA) — translated: MTLPAEPRPGYTAVARVLRPHALRGELRVEVFSPTARNIQRGRPVYLQGVRRIVERARQAGDDWIIKLSGLDTRTQVEHLHGELIEALDSDVLRDDSESYFIYELIGLEVVTASGESLGTLVEVLQPGANDVYVVHGERGEILVPAIGQVVQEIDLAARRVVITPLPGMLDETP
- a CDS encoding KH domain-containing protein gives rise to the protein MPETMTGELVEYLAKVLVDHPEAVSVTEEVHGDRVTVHLTVHEDDYGKVIGKGGRIATSLRTLAKVAAVREDVRVNVEIGH
- the rpsP gene encoding 30S ribosomal protein S16, with product MIRIRLRRTGKKGYPLYRVVVANSPDRRDGRFIETLGSYDPHQDPPRVTINADRAREWLSKGAQPSEAAEKILVRAGVLERKPPVVKKKAARPAASTDSAE
- the ffh gene encoding signal recognition particle protein translates to MFETLTERLQGAFKKFGSRGIVTEEDLDQALREVRMAMLEADVNFRVVREFTQRVREKALGAEVLRSLTPAQQVIDIVHQELVDMLGGEAPKLATASRPPTVIMLVGLQGSGKTTSAAKLANLLKKQRLRPLLAACDIYRPAAVDQLVTLARALDVPIHEEGTSVGPAVIAQNALEKAKRMGATHLIVDTAGRLHIDEDMMNEVAELRRLLQPEEVLFVADAMAGQDAVNAAKEFHERVGTTGLILTKMDGDARGGAALSIRAVTGVPVKFIGVGEKADALEPFYPDRLASRILGMGDLLTLIEKAKETMGEEDTEAFKEKLKKGTFDLQDFIEQLRKVRKMGPLGQLVSMLPGFNRIKMQLQVDEIDDRFFAQAEAIVLSMTPWERRHPEKIDGKRRKRIARGSGTDPAQVNQLLKQFFEARKIAKTLSTGKMPLFR
- the sodN gene encoding superoxide dismutase, Ni, whose protein sequence is MNLLRFLRPTTIAHAHCDGPCGVYDPAAARIAAEAVLSMEKKIAALGDAQDLATVNTRTRFIAIKEQQAELVKKELDILWHDYFKPEHLEKYPNLHDIIWKAAKAASKCKHESNPANGEALLKAIEEVHNIFWATKNRTDVPFYRANP
- a CDS encoding redoxin domain-containing protein produces the protein MAETATLKVGDEAPDFELPMSPAGEKFRLSDYRGKNAVIINFVPAAFSPVCSNQLPLIEQKRKEFEAQGAIPVVISSDGPWAQAAWKKELGVDFPILSDFNPLGETARKYGVLIEGRGIANRVVIVVDKNGKVAWIQPTEKITDIPDYDPVVACAKG
- a CDS encoding Zn-dependent alcohol dehydrogenase, with protein sequence MNVKAAVLYAPNQPLAIEEIELDEPQAGEVLVKTAVTGVCHSDLHFMEGKWLYPMPVVLGHESAGVVAKVGPGVTNVKEGDRVVVAFVQSCGTCNRCVTGRPNLCENTQALNRMGRVKLKGQPIMQFAGMSAFAEYQLVSANACVHVPEGVPMRAAALVGCSVMTGVGAVTNTVKLQAGQTVAVVGCGGVGLNIIQGAKIAGASRIIAVDLLESKLAAAKEFGATDVVDASKGDAVQQVIAMTNGGVDYAFEAIGLMKTAQQAFEMARRGGQAVIVGMLPLTEQLTIPNAGMAFLGEKGIVGSFYGSTRQTYDMPWLMELYRQKRLKIDELISREYTLDQINEAYDALKKGEVNRSVIVFNGA
- a CDS encoding ABC transporter ATP-binding protein, yielding MGVEFDRVSKHFGAVRAVDNLSLAVEDGEFLVLVGPSGCGKTTALRMVAGLETPTAGDIRIDGRSVLGVEPRDRDIAMVFQSYALYPHMSVYDNLAFGMRQRKVSRAEIDARVREVADMLAITPLLQRRPRELSGGQRQRVALGRAIARRPRVFLMDEPLSNLDAQLRLHTRAELSELHRRLQTTVIYVTHDQVEAMTMGTRIAVMRDGVLQQVAEPQRLYDEPANTFVASFIGSPAMNLLRGELRAEGGQLRFEAPAIALTLPPAFAPVPAGPIVLGIRPEGFERRPVPAPGPITGTVVLVEPHGPDLYVTVDASGQSVTARLDPACAVHPGDTIALVPDGRGIHCFDHETGRRLAGAPADRALPVA
- a CDS encoding ABC transporter substrate-binding protein; this encodes MTTISRRTLLGMAGGAAALGLVGCGGDDDDTAEPTATAPGSSGGTAANPTPTPRGIKPASEITYWSVHPANSKAVEEELIKRFQAAYPDIKVKLETAGANYAEVSQKFNAGLAARQIPDVVMLSDVWWFKYFLAGTIEPLDALIAEAKIDLSDYQDTLVKDYQYDGKQWGMPFARSTPLFYYNKEKWAAAGLPDRGPKTWDEFDEWAKTLQAMAKPGEFAFTHVKGDSYIAWTFQGIIWQFGGRYSDDKFKMLMDSPEGIEAGNYVRSQVFNLKYANVTAKDVNADFLAGTTYSMLSSTGGLAGVLRDAKFPVGTAFLPEKKQFGCPTGGAGLCIPKAISDEKKLAAMLFIGFITNPENTAYYSQNVGYMPVRKSAVNGPIMQEFFAKYPQFKTAVDQLPKTRPQDPARVYVPGGDAIIGKGLERMVLNNEDAKNVWPDVKKELEKIVDTEIRPKIKI
- a CDS encoding carbohydrate ABC transporter permease, whose protein sequence is MQETIRSHHGTRAAHAAGVQVSSRLSRVAAYVAVIVAVGIIVLPLIWMLTASVKTRQEIYTLPVSWWPETFRWENYRQAWTAVPFERFFINSLVTTSIGSALELVNGVLTAYALVFLPFPKKNLIFLIVIAALMVPFQVTIIPNYVLVADLGWVNTYQGIIIPGAAVAFGAFLMRQQFLSLPREIIEAARIDGAGHLRILWQIVLPMSRPALVTFALISIVAKWNEYLWPLLVTNDANRMTLPVGLTQLQHSEGSSEWGVVMAGAVMVITPVLLVFLWAQRHIVEGLTSGSVKG
- a CDS encoding carbohydrate ABC transporter permease, with the protein product MAVASRTDRRTMPAVLRKATPYIYFLVLIAPNLLLLAAFTYRPLIENFRLSFYDWDLISPTKRWVGLENYTDYFRDSTSLYVMRNTLVFTAGTVAGTMLIGLALALLLNLRLRGRNVARTVLFAPYVLGGAAVGIVWLFIFDPRFGLVSGILDRLGLPSPNWYNDPNWAMPMVIIVYIWKNLGYATVVYLAGLQTIPRDLYEAAQVDGAGRWAQFRHVTLPMLSPMTFFLLVTTTLGSMQAFDIISVMTAGGPLDSTKTMVYQVYEEAFVRFRVGDASTVATVLFFILLGVTLLQVRLLERRVTYG